A single window of Chitinophagales bacterium DNA harbors:
- the lpxB gene encoding lipid-A-disaccharide synthase: protein MKYYIIAGEASGDLHGSNLMKALRRKDAEADFRCWGGDLMEASGGNLVKHYRNLAFMGFVTVLLNLRTILGNIRFCKEDILAYQPDVLILIDYPGFNLRIAEFAHKASIPIVYYISPQVWAWHSSRVPKMMEVIDKMMVILPFEKDYFAEKWNWEVDFVGHPLLDVVAQKQAAFNDLQPTDLGLTSNKPIIALLPGSRQQEISIVLPQMLSVIDRFPQYQFVIAGAPSLGHSFYETFTWGKNVQVVSNQTYLLLHLAEAALVTSGTATLETALFGVPQVVCYKGNWISYWIAKRLVDVPFISLVNLVSEKEVVKELIQGDLNPKNLQTELQKILPNGSRYLSIKKEYEQLYEKLGREGASDEAARLVLEVV, encoded by the coding sequence ATGAAATACTACATCATTGCAGGAGAAGCATCGGGTGATTTGCATGGCTCGAATTTGATGAAAGCTTTGCGACGAAAGGACGCAGAGGCAGATTTTAGGTGTTGGGGAGGAGACCTGATGGAAGCCTCGGGCGGTAATTTGGTGAAGCACTACCGAAACTTAGCCTTTATGGGTTTTGTGACGGTGTTGCTCAATCTACGCACGATTTTGGGCAACATTCGCTTCTGCAAAGAAGACATTTTGGCGTATCAACCCGATGTGCTGATTTTGATAGACTACCCCGGCTTCAATTTGCGGATTGCAGAATTTGCCCACAAGGCGAGCATCCCGATTGTGTATTACATTTCGCCGCAAGTGTGGGCGTGGCACAGTTCGAGAGTGCCTAAGATGATGGAAGTCATTGACAAAATGATGGTGATTCTGCCATTTGAAAAGGATTATTTTGCAGAAAAATGGAATTGGGAAGTTGATTTTGTGGGACATCCGCTATTAGATGTCGTTGCACAAAAACAAGCTGCCTTCAATGATTTACAGCCTACCGATTTGGGTTTGACGAGCAATAAACCCATTATTGCGCTACTGCCAGGCAGTCGTCAACAAGAAATCAGCATTGTATTGCCACAGATGTTGTCGGTGATTGACCGATTCCCTCAATACCAGTTTGTTATTGCAGGGGCACCTTCTTTGGGTCATAGTTTTTACGAGACTTTTACGTGGGGAAAAAATGTGCAAGTGGTGAGTAATCAGACCTATTTATTGTTGCATTTGGCAGAAGCGGCTTTGGTGACTTCGGGAACGGCTACGCTCGAAACAGCCTTGTTTGGCGTGCCACAAGTCGTTTGTTACAAAGGTAATTGGATTTCGTATTGGATTGCCAAACGTTTGGTGGATGTGCCGTTCATTTCGTTGGTCAATTTGGTGAGCGAAAAGGAGGTGGTGAAGGAGTTGATTCAAGGGGATTTGAATCCCAAAAACCTGCAAACAGAACTGCAAAAAATATTGCCCAATGGTAGTCGTTATCTAAGCATCAAAAAAGAATATGAACAATTGTATGAGAAATTGGGTAGGGAAGGGGCTTCGGATGAGGCGGCGAGGTTGGTATTGGAGGTGGTTTAA
- the tnpA gene encoding IS200/IS605 family transposase: protein MANTYTQLYVHFVFAVKARQHLIPKTHKDQVYKYMTGAIQNRKHKLIAINGMPDHVHVFVGLHPNQSISDLAEETKTAATKFIKKQPWMKFDFAWQKGFGAFSYSRSQLDVVVKYIQNQEVHHQTTTFREEYLAFLEKFEVDYDERYVFEFFD from the coding sequence ATGGCAAATACTTATACCCAACTGTATGTTCATTTTGTTTTTGCAGTGAAAGCAAGACAACATCTAATTCCCAAAACCCACAAAGACCAAGTCTATAAATACATGACAGGTGCTATCCAAAATAGAAAACATAAACTTATTGCAATCAATGGAATGCCTGACCATGTGCATGTTTTTGTTGGCTTACACCCTAATCAGAGTATTTCGGATTTAGCGGAAGAAACCAAAACGGCAGCAACAAAGTTTATCAAGAAACAGCCTTGGATGAAATTTGATTTTGCTTGGCAAAAAGGATTTGGAGCATTTTCTTATTCTCGTTCTCAACTTGATGTAGTGGTAAAATATATTCAAAACCAAGAGGTTCACCACCAAACTACAACATTTAGAGAAGAATATTTAGCGTTTTTGGAGAAATTTGAAGTAGATTATGATGAGCGTTATGTTTTTGAATTTTTTGATTAA
- a CDS encoding ankyrin repeat domain-containing protein — translation MKTLSQITWGLIVLYSLFALFVIIDFARTSSKMDAAGRGMSGGFIIVGVVALIVLIIFNFLPFRLTKIISFFIALVPLISLLSNLRHELSYRIQKNKGSIYFDAKPMQDMAVAIQKGYVETVEELAPQIQSDINQISKNQTTLLHLAVQGRYGTELIDGKLLEGNRMLEMVEILLKNGADPNIHHHYYDPPLVYASDFNSTQLLGLLLQYGANPNTKDNTGVPILCKFIRQNVPQLEEKVALFLENGADPNIEFSNVGWSGTLSLLMMAAEEQQWGVCKLLLEKGANPDFQPSSEYAKTFGQWLEYHQADYAEKGEALPDDFKAFLEWVKNRSE, via the coding sequence ATGAAAACACTTTCTCAAATCACTTGGGGACTCATTGTTTTGTATAGTCTGTTTGCCCTTTTTGTCATTATTGATTTTGCCCGAACCAGTAGCAAAATGGATGCTGCGGGGCGGGGGATGTCAGGAGGCTTTATTATAGTGGGAGTTGTTGCACTTATCGTGTTGATAATCTTCAATTTTTTGCCATTTAGATTGACAAAAATCATCAGTTTCTTCATCGCATTGGTTCCTTTAATCAGCCTATTGTCAAATTTGCGGCACGAGTTATCGTACCGTATCCAAAAAAACAAAGGCTCAATTTATTTCGATGCTAAACCCATGCAAGATATGGCAGTAGCCATCCAAAAAGGCTATGTAGAAACCGTCGAGGAACTTGCACCACAAATACAGTCTGATATCAATCAAATCAGCAAAAACCAAACTACCTTGTTGCATTTGGCGGTTCAGGGCAGATATGGCACGGAATTGATAGACGGTAAGCTCTTAGAGGGTAATAGGATGTTGGAAATGGTTGAAATATTGTTGAAAAATGGTGCAGATCCAAACATTCACCACCATTATTATGACCCTCCATTGGTCTATGCGAGTGATTTTAATAGCACACAACTTTTAGGTTTGCTTCTTCAATATGGTGCCAATCCCAATACTAAAGACAATACTGGAGTGCCTATTTTGTGTAAATTCATTCGACAAAACGTGCCACAATTGGAGGAAAAAGTAGCTTTGTTTTTAGAAAATGGTGCGGATCCGAACATTGAATTTAGCAATGTGGGATGGAGCGGTACTTTGAGTTTACTCATGATGGCAGCCGAAGAGCAGCAATGGGGTGTTTGTAAACTACTCCTCGAAAAAGGGGCAAACCCTGATTTTCAGCCCTCCTCAGAGTATGCCAAGACTTTTGGGCAATGGCTCGAATATCATCAAGCGGATTATGCCGAAAAAGGTGAAGCACTGCCTGATGATTTCAAGGCATTTTTGGAGTGGGTAAAAAACAGAAGCGAATAA
- a CDS encoding transposase, translated as MLITKTYKYRIYPTQKQESRMTNHMNMSRYVWNWHLGGMMKQYKDSKTFPSMIEQQNLLPKLKEEKPWFKNVYSMVLQDANRRLHKALITFFKSKKEGNTDTGFPKYKKKGQWNSLNYTDYGRNMPSYFSTMNRKIGKEKANNHIPVPKIGFVKIKRHRELPKGAVVKTMSIIKDGCKWFTCFTFQFEKAVKEVPKQDLLTHSVGIDMGLNDFVYTSGGLSEPLPKFYRKREKHLAKVQRKLSKAKKRSARYYKLLKAVQKAHYRVKMQRQEFHHQVANWLLKHYDLIAIEDLAIKNMIRKAKPKQDEEGNFTRNGRKAKSGLSKSIANAGWYSFRVILENKAKELGKVVVAIAPQYTSQKCSGCGATVKKALSVRTHSCNECGFTANRDHNAAINILTLGLESLGLYAYDAPTIPLG; from the coding sequence ATGCTAATCACCAAAACATACAAATACCGAATTTATCCTACCCAAAAACAAGAAAGTAGGATGACTAACCACATGAATATGAGTCGGTATGTTTGGAATTGGCATTTAGGCGGAATGATGAAGCAGTACAAGGATAGCAAAACCTTTCCTTCGATGATTGAACAACAAAACCTACTGCCTAAACTAAAGGAAGAAAAGCCGTGGTTTAAGAATGTTTATTCCATGGTGCTGCAAGACGCCAATAGAAGACTACACAAAGCACTCATTACATTTTTTAAATCCAAGAAAGAGGGAAACACCGATACAGGATTTCCTAAATACAAGAAAAAAGGACAGTGGAATAGCTTGAACTATACCGATTACGGCAGAAATATGCCAAGTTACTTTTCTACCATGAATCGCAAAATCGGTAAAGAAAAAGCGAATAACCATATCCCTGTTCCAAAAATAGGCTTTGTCAAAATAAAACGGCACCGAGAACTCCCCAAAGGAGCAGTCGTGAAAACCATGTCCATCATCAAGGATGGATGCAAGTGGTTTACCTGTTTCACCTTTCAGTTTGAAAAAGCTGTTAAAGAAGTGCCTAAACAGGACTTGCTAACACATTCAGTAGGAATAGACATGGGTTTGAATGATTTTGTTTATACCAGTGGCGGTTTATCAGAACCACTACCCAAGTTTTACCGAAAACGAGAAAAGCATTTGGCTAAGGTGCAGCGCAAGTTATCCAAGGCTAAGAAACGAAGCGCAAGATATTACAAACTACTTAAAGCGGTTCAGAAAGCGCATTACCGTGTCAAAATGCAACGGCAAGAGTTTCATCATCAAGTAGCGAATTGGTTGTTAAAACACTATGATTTGATAGCTATTGAAGATTTGGCTATTAAAAACATGATTCGCAAAGCCAAGCCTAAGCAAGACGAAGAAGGTAATTTTACTCGCAACGGCAGAAAAGCGAAATCGGGACTTAGTAAATCTATTGCAAATGCAGGTTGGTACTCCTTTCGTGTAATCTTGGAAAATAAGGCTAAGGAACTTGGAAAGGTAGTCGTAGCTATTGCGCCACAGTACACAAGTCAGAAGTGTAGTGGTTGTGGCGCAACAGTAAAGAAAGCCTTATCAGTTAGAACACATAGCTGCAATGAGTGTGGTTTTACTGCAAACCGTGACCACAATGCAGCCATAAACATATTGACTCTCGGACTGGAGAGTTTAGGGCTATATGCCTATGATGCCCCCACTATACCGTTAGGTTAG
- a CDS encoding ATP-binding protein has product MSENLLQNLQQFMAPRYSEGYVKGVHDQDAAKILDALQNLQSKIDLLRYEPNARACAALYWQVYEKEQDKKLLNSQLKGMGIIMQLFPNAKELGALQQKLKAEITAFLEETQLFELKIASQAAEYLFHELTRANDFIISQEAADLLRAFNDLLKSQAAEQKYVDSLAQLKGENTAQYELIRNWLWAYVNSNGHAHYGEYVNETARLLLLDDYKPEKVIAVSTKQTIEGLQGTHKVLESGGKYLLDFNAFSRKMRQYEQETVPLYEQFLQLKKQLTEQFRKDLRLEEFKPRVLSSFVRNQLIDKVYLPLIGDNLAKQIGVVGENKRTDLMGMLLLISPPGYGKTTLMEYITSRLGLIFMKINGPAIGHQVTSLDPQEAPNAAARQELKKLNLSFEMGDNVMIYLDDIQHCHPEFLQKFISLCDGQRKIEGVYKGHSKTYDLRGKKVCVVMAGNPYTESGEKFQIPDMLANRADTYNLGDIIGDSADLFKLSYIENCLTSNFILNRLAIKSHKDALVLIRAAETGSRENLDFEASHSPEEVKEYLNVLEKLLKVRDIVLKVNLQYIHSAAQEDQYRTEPPFKLQGSYRDMNKMAEKIMPVMNEKELQTLILSHYESESQTLTTGAEANLLKFKAINGLLSDVEQKRWEEIIQTFQRNTLLGGAGNADRMAQMVGQMSAIAKGLDDYSKAFVYGIDGIRKSLEDKN; this is encoded by the coding sequence ATGTCCGAAAACCTGCTGCAAAACCTCCAACAATTCATGGCACCTCGATACAGCGAGGGATATGTGAAAGGCGTACACGACCAAGATGCTGCCAAAATTTTGGATGCCCTTCAAAATCTTCAATCCAAAATAGACCTCCTTCGATATGAACCCAATGCAAGAGCTTGTGCCGCTTTGTATTGGCAAGTGTATGAAAAAGAACAAGATAAAAAACTGTTGAACAGCCAATTGAAGGGAATGGGAATCATCATGCAGTTGTTTCCCAATGCGAAAGAACTGGGCGCATTGCAGCAAAAATTGAAGGCAGAAATCACCGCTTTTTTGGAGGAAACCCAACTTTTTGAACTCAAAATCGCTTCACAAGCCGCTGAATATTTGTTTCACGAACTCACCCGTGCCAACGATTTTATCATCAGTCAAGAAGCCGCAGACCTTTTGCGAGCCTTCAATGACCTACTCAAAAGCCAAGCTGCCGAACAAAAATATGTGGATTCACTCGCACAATTGAAGGGAGAAAACACTGCTCAGTATGAGTTGATTCGCAATTGGTTGTGGGCTTATGTGAATTCCAATGGTCATGCACATTATGGCGAATATGTCAATGAAACTGCCCGATTGTTGCTGTTGGACGATTACAAACCCGAAAAAGTAATCGCCGTTTCGACCAAACAAACGATTGAAGGATTGCAGGGAACGCACAAGGTTTTGGAGTCAGGAGGAAAATACCTGTTGGATTTCAACGCTTTCAGCCGAAAAATGCGTCAATACGAACAAGAAACTGTTCCTTTGTATGAGCAGTTTTTGCAACTCAAAAAACAACTCACCGAACAGTTCCGCAAAGACCTGCGATTGGAGGAATTTAAACCACGAGTCTTGAGCTCTTTTGTTCGCAACCAGTTGATAGACAAAGTGTATTTGCCTTTGATTGGCGACAATTTGGCAAAACAAATTGGTGTGGTGGGCGAAAACAAACGGACAGATTTGATGGGAATGTTGTTGTTGATTTCACCTCCAGGCTATGGCAAAACGACTTTGATGGAATACATCACAAGCCGTTTGGGTTTGATTTTCATGAAAATCAACGGACCTGCGATTGGGCATCAGGTCACTTCACTCGACCCACAAGAAGCTCCCAATGCAGCGGCTCGGCAAGAATTGAAGAAGTTGAATTTGTCTTTTGAAATGGGCGATAATGTGATGATTTATTTGGATGATATTCAACACTGCCATCCCGAATTTCTGCAAAAGTTTATTTCACTCTGCGATGGCCAGCGAAAAATTGAAGGAGTCTATAAAGGTCACTCCAAAACCTACGATTTGAGGGGTAAAAAAGTGTGTGTGGTGATGGCGGGCAATCCCTATACCGAAAGTGGCGAAAAATTTCAGATTCCAGATATGCTTGCCAACCGTGCAGATACCTACAATTTGGGCGACATCATTGGCGATTCTGCTGATTTATTCAAATTGAGTTATATCGAAAATTGCTTGACCTCCAATTTTATATTGAATCGTTTGGCGATCAAGAGCCATAAGGATGCTTTGGTGTTGATTCGTGCAGCAGAAACGGGCAGTCGAGAAAATTTGGATTTTGAAGCAAGTCATTCGCCCGAAGAAGTGAAGGAATACCTCAATGTGTTGGAGAAATTGTTGAAGGTGCGGGACATTGTTTTGAAGGTTAATTTGCAATACATTCACTCGGCAGCGCAAGAGGATCAATACAGAACAGAACCGCCTTTCAAATTGCAGGGTTCGTATCGAGACATGAACAAAATGGCGGAGAAAATCATGCCTGTGATGAACGAAAAGGAATTGCAGACCTTGATTTTGAGTCACTATGAGAGTGAATCCCAAACTTTGACGACTGGCGCAGAAGCGAATTTACTGAAGTTCAAGGCTATCAATGGTTTACTTTCGGATGTGGAGCAAAAACGCTGGGAGGAAATTATTCAAACCTTTCAGCGAAATACGCTTTTGGGCGGTGCGGGTAATGCCGATAGAATGGCGCAAATGGTGGGGCAGATGTCGGCAATTGCGAAAGGATTGGATGATTATTCTAAGGCGTTTGTGTATGGGATTGACGGGATTCGGAAGAGTTTGGAAGATAAAAATTGA
- a CDS encoding Gfo/Idh/MocA family oxidoreductase — MVTSSISNIQYPPSRFAIIGFGNIGTRHAKHIVNHPDAELVAVCDIDESKLQHELIEANKDILLCSDYRLLLQQTNIDVVNVCTPNYLHHPMTIEALKAGKHVVCEKPMAMSSLQCREMIEAAEQNDRQLFVVKQNRYNPPVKAVKELIEAGQLGQVFQVSINCFWNRNANYYLNSTWRGKKDLDGGCLFTQCSHFVDILYYLVGDVEAVSGIVHNFNHQDLAEFEDAGTFLLKGKNGALINFNFSNCSYEQNMEGSITILAEKGTVKIGGQYLNTIDYQNIEGFKIPDLPQGNGANDYVGGYKGSMSNHDKVIENVVDTLQGRAEIATNGENGRKVVEIIEAMYESCHA, encoded by the coding sequence ATGGTAACCTCTTCAATATCTAATATCCAATATCCTCCCTCCCGCTTCGCCATCATCGGCTTCGGCAATATCGGCACTCGCCATGCCAAACACATTGTCAATCACCCCGATGCAGAATTGGTAGCTGTATGTGACATAGACGAATCCAAGCTGCAACACGAACTCATTGAAGCAAATAAAGACATCCTACTTTGTAGTGATTACCGTCTATTGTTGCAGCAAACGAATATTGATGTAGTAAATGTTTGCACTCCAAATTACCTGCACCATCCCATGACGATTGAAGCATTGAAGGCGGGAAAACACGTAGTCTGTGAAAAACCAATGGCTATGTCTTCGCTGCAATGCCGAGAAATGATTGAAGCTGCCGAACAAAATGACCGTCAATTGTTTGTCGTGAAGCAAAACCGCTACAATCCGCCTGTCAAAGCGGTGAAAGAACTCATTGAAGCGGGGCAGTTGGGACAGGTTTTTCAGGTATCTATCAACTGTTTTTGGAATCGAAATGCCAATTATTATCTGAATTCTACTTGGCGAGGCAAGAAGGATTTGGACGGCGGCTGTTTGTTTACACAATGCAGTCATTTTGTGGATATTCTGTACTATTTGGTGGGTGATGTGGAAGCAGTCAGTGGGATAGTCCACAACTTCAATCATCAAGATTTAGCCGAATTTGAAGATGCAGGGACGTTTTTATTGAAGGGAAAAAATGGGGCTTTGATTAACTTCAATTTCAGCAATTGCAGTTACGAGCAGAACATGGAAGGTTCGATTACTATTTTAGCCGAAAAAGGAACGGTCAAAATCGGTGGTCAATATTTGAATACAATTGATTATCAAAATATTGAAGGCTTCAAAATTCCAGATTTACCACAAGGAAATGGTGCAAATGACTATGTGGGAGGTTACAAAGGTTCGATGTCCAACCACGATAAAGTAATTGAAAATGTGGTAGATACGCTGCAAGGTCGGGCAGAAATCGCCACGAATGGAGAGAATGGCAGAAAGGTGGTGGAAATTATTGAAGCGATGTATGAGAGTTGTCATGCTTAA
- the cysQ gene encoding 3'(2'),5'-bisphosphate nucleotidase CysQ gives MLKSIDIQILTEIAETAGDAIMEIYQQDFEVETKADKSPLTSADKASNQVIVEGLQKHFPDIPIISEETKLLSYDERKSWEYCWVVDPLDGTKEFIKKNGEFTVNIALVHNGESVLGVIYIPVKKQMYYAKKGMGAFKVEDGETTQIHTTAIEPNKPVKVFISRSHLNEDTQNYVDELKKKYTQIEMVSAGSSLKFTLIAEGEAHIYPRFAPTMEWDTAAGHIIAEAAGATVTKQPEGVPLRYNRENLLNPYFLVTC, from the coding sequence ATGTTAAAAAGCATAGACATACAAATACTTACCGAGATTGCAGAAACTGCTGGCGATGCAATTATGGAAATTTACCAACAAGATTTTGAAGTAGAAACAAAAGCCGACAAATCACCACTCACTTCAGCAGACAAAGCCTCAAATCAGGTAATCGTTGAAGGACTGCAAAAGCATTTTCCCGATATCCCGATTATTTCTGAAGAAACCAAATTGTTGAGCTATGATGAGCGAAAGAGTTGGGAATACTGTTGGGTGGTAGATCCATTGGATGGCACAAAAGAGTTCATCAAAAAAAATGGGGAATTTACCGTCAATATTGCCTTGGTACACAATGGGGAAAGTGTATTGGGCGTGATTTATATTCCTGTCAAAAAACAGATGTACTACGCCAAAAAGGGTATGGGGGCTTTTAAAGTAGAGGATGGTGAAACAACCCAAATTCACACCACTGCAATCGAGCCCAACAAACCCGTCAAAGTGTTTATCAGCCGTTCGCACCTCAATGAAGACACCCAAAACTATGTCGATGAATTGAAGAAAAAATATACGCAGATAGAAATGGTGTCGGCGGGTAGTTCGTTGAAATTCACCTTGATAGCCGAAGGAGAAGCCCATATTTATCCTCGCTTTGCACCTACAATGGAATGGGACACAGCAGCAGGTCACATCATTGCAGAAGCGGCAGGGGCGACTGTCACCAAACAACCAGAGGGCGTTCCATTGCGTTATAATCGTGAAAACTTGTTGAATCCGTACTTTTTGGTCACCTGTTAA
- a CDS encoding DUF2855 family protein, with product MSHLLIHKTQLNKTQQTTDSKPELEEGEILFKIDRYALTTNNITYAVCGFNLKYWDFFPSKIEGWGIIPVWGFAEVVESRHAAIEVGERCYGYFPMADYLKVTAGKISEYGFSDVVAHRRALSPIYNYYTRLAADPSFDEVLADYLPIIKPLFATSFLIYHFLKESQFFEAEQVILTSASSKTALALAYMLKQEQAADGKKIIGLTSARNVDFVASTGYYDLVMTYDDYAEKLTITPSAIVDFAGNATLLQDCNGVLGDDLKNIVLVGLTDWQSDKSFKEVPKSAFFFAPTHIQQKYQEWGAEKTNSLLNSALMGFVKDVKNMIELEYVTDKDTLTQLYLEMLGGKVNPKKGYIVKI from the coding sequence ATGTCTCATTTACTGATTCACAAAACACAACTCAACAAAACACAGCAAACGACCGACTCTAAACCTGAATTGGAGGAAGGAGAAATTTTGTTCAAAATTGACAGATACGCCTTGACTACCAACAACATCACATACGCTGTTTGTGGCTTCAATTTGAAATATTGGGATTTTTTCCCTTCAAAAATCGAAGGTTGGGGCATCATCCCTGTTTGGGGTTTTGCGGAGGTGGTGGAGTCTCGACACGCTGCAATTGAAGTAGGAGAGAGGTGTTATGGGTATTTTCCGATGGCAGACTATTTGAAAGTGACAGCAGGAAAAATCAGTGAATATGGTTTTTCGGATGTGGTAGCGCACCGTAGGGCTTTGTCACCAATTTACAACTACTACACCCGTTTAGCAGCCGACCCAAGCTTTGACGAAGTGCTAGCGGATTATCTACCGATTATCAAACCACTTTTTGCAACGTCTTTTTTGATTTACCATTTTTTGAAGGAAAGTCAATTTTTTGAAGCCGAGCAGGTTATCTTGACGAGTGCTTCCTCCAAAACAGCATTGGCTTTGGCGTATATGTTGAAGCAAGAACAAGCAGCTGATGGTAAAAAAATCATCGGTTTGACCTCTGCTCGAAATGTGGATTTTGTGGCTTCAACAGGTTACTATGATTTGGTGATGACCTATGATGATTATGCCGAAAAATTGACGATTACACCATCTGCAATTGTGGACTTTGCAGGAAATGCAACTTTATTACAAGACTGCAATGGGGTCTTAGGGGATGATTTGAAGAACATTGTTTTGGTGGGTTTGACGGATTGGCAGTCGGATAAGTCCTTCAAAGAAGTTCCGAAATCCGCCTTTTTCTTTGCGCCCACGCACATTCAACAGAAATATCAAGAATGGGGGGCTGAGAAAACGAATTCTCTACTCAATTCGGCTTTGATGGGTTTTGTGAAAGATGTCAAAAATATGATAGAGCTTGAGTATGTCACAGATAAAGATACCTTGACCCAACTGTATTTGGAAATGCTGGGAGGTAAGGTGAATCCCAAGAAAGGATATATCGTGAAAATATAA
- a CDS encoding glycoside hydrolase family 130 protein gives MEDATKQMPSNMTLQKTLLLLLLSASLTFWACKSEVNPNVSSTKQTTEKNWALTNFVKVDSLNPILKPSTNLIFQCPIAQRTMKWEERNVLNPSAVVKDGKVYLFYRAQDLKGTSRIGLAISLDGLHFEKNPMPVFYPDNDSMQVYEWNYRKLEGDRAANKEDCVSCYFDGAEDPRIVENEAGTYIMTYTAYDGKTARLSLASSKDLMNWTKHGLVLNSEKDRDAWSKSGAIVSKLVGNKVVATKIDGKYWMYFGDTHLFMATSKDLIHWTVAENEESKKRIEVLHPRMGYFDSRLVEPGPYALLQKEGILLIYNGSNAANFNDPELPKFTYSAGQALFDKNQPYKLIDRTDTYFIHPDKDYEKVGEVNEVCFVEGLVYFKDKWFLYYGTADSKIAVAVKE, from the coding sequence TTGGAAGATGCAACAAAACAAATGCCTTCCAATATGACTCTTCAAAAAACGCTTTTGCTCCTACTTTTGTCGGCCTCCCTTACCTTTTGGGCTTGTAAATCAGAAGTGAATCCAAATGTTTCTTCTACCAAGCAAACAACCGAAAAAAATTGGGCTTTAACCAACTTTGTGAAAGTTGATAGCCTCAATCCAATTCTCAAACCTTCGACCAATCTGATCTTTCAATGTCCCATCGCCCAACGCACCATGAAATGGGAAGAACGCAATGTCTTGAATCCTTCGGCAGTGGTCAAAGACGGCAAAGTATATCTTTTTTATAGAGCGCAAGATTTGAAGGGAACTTCTCGTATTGGCTTAGCAATCAGTTTGGATGGCTTGCATTTTGAGAAAAATCCTATGCCTGTTTTTTATCCCGACAACGATTCTATGCAAGTCTATGAATGGAACTATCGAAAATTGGAAGGTGATAGGGCAGCAAACAAAGAAGATTGTGTGTCCTGTTATTTTGACGGTGCGGAAGACCCTCGAATCGTTGAAAATGAAGCGGGAACGTACATCATGACCTACACCGCCTATGATGGCAAAACGGCTCGTTTGAGTTTGGCTTCTTCTAAGGACTTAATGAACTGGACGAAACACGGTTTGGTCTTGAACTCCGAAAAAGACAGAGATGCTTGGTCTAAATCGGGAGCGATTGTTTCCAAATTGGTGGGAAATAAAGTGGTAGCGACCAAAATTGACGGCAAATATTGGATGTATTTCGGAGATACTCATTTGTTTATGGCAACTTCTAAGGATTTGATTCACTGGACGGTGGCAGAAAATGAGGAGAGTAAAAAACGGATTGAAGTGCTGCATCCTCGAATGGGCTATTTCGACAGCCGCTTGGTAGAACCTGGTCCCTATGCTTTGCTGCAAAAAGAGGGTATTTTGTTGATTTACAACGGCAGCAATGCCGCCAACTTCAATGACCCCGAACTACCCAAATTTACATACAGCGCAGGTCAGGCATTGTTCGACAAAAATCAACCTTACAAATTGATAGACAGAACGGACACTTATTTCATTCATCCCGACAAGGATTACGAGAAAGTGGGTGAAGTCAATGAGGTGTGTTTTGTGGAAGGATTGGTCTATTTCAAAGACAAGTGGTTTTTGTACTATGGAACGGCAGATTCTAAGATTGCGGTAGCAGTGAAAGAGTAA